The Deltaproteobacteria bacterium genome includes the window CATGAAGTCGGACATCCTTCCGGCCTCCGGGACCCAGGTCAAGAAGTACTGCGTGGCGCCCGGCAAGTTCTGCGGCCTCATCCTGCTGTTCAGCACTGACGACGGCGCGCCCCTGGCGATCATGAACGACGGCCACATCCAGCACATGCGCGTGGGGGCCGCCGGCGCCATCAGCGTCAGGCACATGGCCCGCGAGGACGCCGCCGTCCTGGGCCTCTACGGCACCGCCGGCATGGCCACGGCGCACGCGCTGGCCATCTCCAAGGTGAGGCCCCTCCGCAAGATCCTCGTTTACAGTCCCAACCCGGAGCACCGGGCGGCCTTCGCGGAACGGACCGGCGCCAACCTGGGAGTCGAGGTGGCGGCCGTGGACGACCCGCGCGGCGTGATGGAGGGCGCGGACATCGTCGCGGCCTGCACCAACTCGCTGGAGCCCGTGGTCAAGGGGGAGTGGCTGGAGCCCGGCATGCACGTCCTCGCGGTGCTGCCCAACGAGATGGATGACGACGTCTTCCGCCGGTGCCACCGCTACGTCTACTCCCGCACGCCCAGGACCGACTACCATGTCGCCGACCCCGAAAGACGCCCGGCCGTGGGCTACGAACCCATCGATACGGAGTGGCTGCGACGGGAGAAGCAGCTCATGGGCCGGGAGAAGCGGGTGTTCCTGTCCGACGTGGTGCTCGGGGACCATCCGGGGAGGGGGTCCAGCGAGGAGGTGACCTGCTTCGTGACCCAGGGCATACCCATCCAGTTCGCGGCCGCGGCCCGCAAGGTCTACGAGGGCGCCCGTGCGCGGGGCCTGGGCCACGAGCTGCCGCTGAGCTGGTTTCTTCAGGACATCAGCGACTGATCGGGCGGAGATGAGCAGCTATATCGTGCGCAGGACCCTTTGGGCCATC containing:
- a CDS encoding ornithine cyclodeaminase family protein → MDNDAYVTYHGNTEADREIAQRSVLFIDNETAARVLTMEDTIDAVEESYREWGLGRATATRATHSVPRPNGDGWYAWDPMASALPKMDALAVRMKSDILPASGTQVKKYCVAPGKFCGLILLFSTDDGAPLAIMNDGHIQHMRVGAAGAISVRHMAREDAAVLGLYGTAGMATAHALAISKVRPLRKILVYSPNPEHRAAFAERTGANLGVEVAAVDDPRGVMEGADIVAACTNSLEPVVKGEWLEPGMHVLAVLPNEMDDDVFRRCHRYVYSRTPRTDYHVADPERRPAVGYEPIDTEWLRREKQLMGREKRVFLSDVVLGDHPGRGSSEEVTCFVTQGIPIQFAAAARKVYEGARARGLGHELPLSWFLQDISD